TCAACTCTTCTCTGTTAATAACATGATGTTTCAAagctgtatataatatatatataaacacaacatGATATAACAAACTTAAAATGTATATTCTTTTATTTGGCTTATGTCACAATCCTGTATTGAAGACCTATTTAAAAAGAACACATGAATAGAAATACACTTTACACGTTTGTGGGTACTTATGCAGACAAAGGTGTCTTTGTATTGTCTATTTATTATATTGCTGGCTGTTTTCTGCTGGGGACACTGTCAGGGACTGTGATAATGCATTGAGAAAATTTTCTTAAAAATTTTCTGAGTAGTAGTGATCTGGTGTTAAAATGTGGGttaaaaacaagacatttttggAATTATTTAAAGGAGACATGAGAATTAGGCCTAATTAAGGGGAATGTGTAGTCTTTTAATGATtcttttaaagagaaaaatgtgGTTCTTTTACACAATTAAtacagtcattttttaaataatatattatttctGATGTGTTTCTTGAAATGGAAACTCCTATGTTTTAGTTGTAGGTATAGGCCAAAATGATATCTACAGaaattaaaactaaagaagaaacagTTTATGAATTAATTAAGTATCCAGGCATTTTTTCACTTACTTGTTCAAATATCTACCTAAAAGCTAAAACAATAAATGTTCATATACAAATGTATACAGTCATTAACTTAtagtacatacagtatattaaaCTACAATCATGAATCTgtcttattaataataaaaaaatattattaaattactTTATTTCCCAGACAGAAGGCATTTGACATTTTCAGCTCATGCCAATAGGCCAAGCTGTagttattatattgttttaacTCTTTAGAATGCTTTGCACAGGATTGTCTATTGCAAAGTTCACCTTGACACGTTTATAGAGTATTTTAATAGACTGCAATACCTCCTCTGTCTTCAGAGTATATATGATGGGGTTTAACATGGGTGGAATTGTTTGTGCTAGGACTGAGTTGATTATTCTAGTATTTGGATGTAGGTATGTTGTGATAGCAACCATATAAATGCTAAAGATTGGTAGGTAGAACATTGCCACTAATATGAGGTGGGAAGTGCAGGTTTTCATAGCTTTAATTCTCTCAGCACCATGTGAAATCTTAAGCAATGCAACACCAATACAAACATATGAGAAAGCTATTAGTATCAATGGAATGCAAAGCACAAGAGCAGTATAGACATTGGCCATCATGTAATTAGGAGAATAATCATTACAGGCTATTCTGTAGATGGGACCATGATCACAGAAATAGCTGCTAATTGTGGTAGTTTTACAGATGGACAATCTAGTAAGCAGAGCTGCCATACTAGTGATGATACACACAGCGATAACCCACATAACACCAATGATCAGAGTCATTGTGGTTTTAGTGACAATAGCATGATACCTTAGAGGAAAACATATAGCAATTACTCtgtcaaaacacaaagcaagtAGAGTATATGACTGCATGgtcataaaaagaaaaacaaaaaacatacttgCCAGACAGTTTTCATAAGGTATATACTGGTTCTCAAGcagaaacatttctgcataCTTTGGAATTAGAGCAGAGCTTCCACATAGATCAGAAAATGCCAGGTTGAACACAGCTATATACTTGGCTGTATGCAGAGTCCGTGCCAGGTATATAGTACCCATAATAAAAGAATTCCCTAAAACAGTTACAGCGTAGATAAAGCATAAAAACATATAGTAATACTTTGCATGTGGCATGTTGTACAATCCACTGATGTAAAAGTTGGAGGGGCGAATAAATGTTGCATTGTCAAGGGACACAGTGGTACTCATGCCAGTAGACTGTTCTTAAACAAAAGAAAGATGGTAATAGAGCATTCAAACAATTTCAGTACAAATAATCAAAACATAGAtgctaataaaaatattaagagACTGTATAACATACACAGCAAATCAACAGCAAATGACAATCTTTTTCAAATGAATCAACACATATGAAACAAGAGTACAGGATGCttaaaaatgatccaaaatacaatacaatacctTTGGCAGCAGGACATAACCCTTTGGAGCAGATTTTCTAaagacattaaaaatatttataaccaaTGTTTAAGTCATCCTCAAAACCAcacctccaaaaaaaaaaaaaaaaaaaactccagagACAAAATTGTACTGCTTAGCTAGAATACATTTGCagggaataaaaaaacaacagtaatgGATTGTCtcataaattatataataaataataaatcaggaCATAATGCAGGATAATGTAGGTCTACTCCAGGCCCTGCACAAAATTTATATAAACCtatttatgtatatgttttCATGAAAACTGTGGGGTCAGCAAAGAAGATGATGACGACACAGGAAACATTGTGCTTGAAAggtaaatgctcttttattgaacaggtAGCTAGGGAGAACTGCCATGCACTGCTACTGCAGGGATAGGGCAGGGATAGCAGGCAGGTCACTTCTCCCCATGTATTTCCACTTGGTGATAGACAGTAACTCTTGCACTATTACCCTACAGCCCAGCACTGAATGACACaaataacacatacacacattgtcACACTAACAACaaaaatttatttacatattaaagtGTATCCTACCTCACACAGCACATCCCAAGAGCCTCCACATGTAGCTGTTCTGCATGGCTCTGTATTGTTGCAGGTACAGTTGTTCCAAAATGATGCCAGATATACTGCTGACCATGCAGTAGGAATTAAAATAGGTTGCTACAGTGCTACAGGTCACTACAGTGTTAACTAGGTTGTAGGAAACTTGGACACAAGCCAAGGTTTACTGTAATgtaagctaactagctaacagATAATTCTCAGGCAGGATTCATCTACAGAAGTCAAATGAAAACTGTTAGCAActgaacaaaacacaacattagtAGTATTCCAAGCATGCTCACAAACAGCAATTTATCACAGTTAATGAAAAACACCTTACATCTGTGACACATCCAAAACATCCATTTGGCCGTTGCCCTCTGCCATTAATGTTGAAGATTCAAACTTATGCACCCTACAGAAAGGTAACTAGAGTAAGAAAAATAACTCGGCAACTGTCTTTGGGTACAAAATATACCTGATTTTGGTTAGAAATAACTCAGCATTTTTTTAGAGTAATGAAGATCTATGAAGTGTGACAGT
The DNA window shown above is from Pygocentrus nattereri isolate fPygNat1 chromosome 18, fPygNat1.pri, whole genome shotgun sequence and carries:
- the LOC108412886 gene encoding olfactory receptor 1496-like, whose translation is MSTTVSLDNATFIRPSNFYISGLYNMPHAKYYYMFLCFIYAVTVLGNSFIMGTIYLARTLHTAKYIAVFNLAFSDLCGSSALIPKYAEMFLLENQYIPYENCLASMFFVFLFMTMQSYTLLALCFDRVIAICFPLRYHAIVTKTTMTLIIGVMWVIAVCIITSMAALLTRLSICKTTTISSYFCDHGPIYRIACNDYSPNYMMANVYTALVLCIPLILIAFSYVCIGVALLKISHGAERIKAMKTCTSHLILVAMFYLPIFSIYMVAITTYLHPNTRIINSVLAQTIPPMLNPIIYTLKTEEVLQSIKILYKRVKVNFAIDNPVQSILKS